Proteins encoded by one window of Salvia splendens isolate huo1 chromosome 7, SspV2, whole genome shotgun sequence:
- the LOC121740792 gene encoding agamous-like MADS-box protein AGL29: MQGKKKSQGRRKIEMKLIEDENARTVTFSKRRAGLFKKATELSVLCGTQIALIIFSLGGRAYSFGHPDVESIIGRFFNTNPTATAPESSSSSRYRTAMLQEIKEQFDGKSKELETKKKRGKEIEEALESSSFHTSDEELDGLDFEQLRQLREKLVKMRDEMRRLANAYGVADVPPMLPVPVLNLAEVAKSRGASMIPSDWLKL; this comes from the exons ATGCAG GGAAAGAAGAAGTCACAGGGGCGAAGAAAGATCGAAATGAAGTTGATAGAGGATGAAAATGCCAGAACTGTGACGTTCTCCAAAAGAAGAGCCGGGCTGTTCAAGAAAGCGACAGAGCTTTCTGTTCTATGTGGGACTCAGATCGCCCTCATAATTTTCTCTCTTGGTGGTAGGGCCTATTCATTCGGCCACCCTGATGTGGAATCCATCATTGGTCGTTTCTTTAACACAAATCCAACAGCAACAGCGCCAGAGTCTTCTAGCTCCTCAAGGTATCGCACCGCCATGCTGCAGGAGATCAAGGAGCAGTTTGATGGAAAGAGCAAAGAACTGGAGACGAAGAAAAAGAGAGGAAAAGAGATCGAAGAGGCCTTGGAAAGCTCGTCATTTCATACCTCGGATGAGGAGTTGGATGGGCTTGATTTTGAACAACTGCGTCAACTGAGAGAGAAGTTGGTGAAGATGAGAGACGAGATGCGTCGTCTTGCCAATGCCTATGGCGTAGCCGATGTTCCACCAATGCTGCCAGTGCCAGTGCTCAATCTAGCAGAAGTTGCAAAAAGTCGAGGTGCTTCTATGATTCCATCTGATTGGCTGAAACTCTGA
- the LOC121811086 gene encoding high mobility group B protein 14-like → MVKIKTRSSSTSSASASRKIGLAGDTKKIARKKTARKKVSKIDAMKPKKPPTAFFYFMEDFRKEYRDANPDIKSMRDIGKACGEKWKTMTYEEKVKYYDIATEKRAEFDIAMTNFTKKKESGEFDEDDSQLDDDSDFDG, encoded by the exons ATGGTCAAAATCAAAACTAGAAGTTCTTCAACTTCCTCAGCTTCGGCTTCTAG GAAAATTGGTTTGGCAGGAGATACCAAGAAGATTGCAAGGAAGAAGACGGCGCGAAAAAAGGTATCAAAAATTGACGCCATGAAGCCCAAGAAACCTCCCACGGCTTTCTTCTATTTCAT GGAGGATTTTCGTAAGGAATACCGAGACGCTAATCCTGATATCAAGTCAATGCGCGAT ATTGGGAAAGCATGTGGGGAGAAGTGGAAAACAATGACATATGAG GAAAAGGTAAAGTACTATGATATTGCCACTGAAAAACGAGCAGAGTTTGATATAGCTATGACAAACTTCACTAAGAAAAAG GAAAGTGGGGAATTTGATGAAGACGATTCGCAACTTGATGACGACTCAGATTTTGATGGATGA